The following proteins come from a genomic window of Sphingosinicella flava:
- a CDS encoding S41 family peptidase, with protein sequence MKYLAAIFLATAAAAPAAQQASPAAAPAPSAAFNAAEARQAVETLATRLEADFVFPETGQSYAKMLRKNLASGAYDAFPDARAFADKVTEDLRAIYYDGHLRLRPPPAPDAAPAGQQARRGSPPVGIQKAGWIAPDIAYISFDAFQGDEPTLARLRQFLTDHGGAKTLIVDARAHRGGGLNEMDVLFPALYAKPTTLVQMDTRLAVEQASRGALQDGPNLKRIAGPDTVVRREHKVVPAGQASGLRTAKVYLLVSPRTASAGEHLALSLKRTGRATLIGETTAGAGHFGNDADLGGGYRAFIPVGRTFDPETGEGWEGIGVAPDVEVPAEQALIETLVRSGVARADAERLSKEFGPSTPMTRIAPLRK encoded by the coding sequence CCATATTTCTCGCCACCGCCGCCGCGGCTCCGGCGGCGCAGCAGGCATCGCCCGCCGCAGCGCCCGCACCGTCGGCGGCCTTCAATGCGGCAGAGGCGCGGCAGGCGGTCGAGACGCTGGCGACCCGGCTCGAAGCCGATTTCGTGTTTCCCGAGACCGGTCAGTCCTACGCGAAGATGCTGCGCAAGAACCTGGCGAGCGGCGCCTATGACGCTTTTCCGGATGCGCGGGCATTCGCGGACAAGGTGACCGAGGATTTGCGGGCCATTTATTATGACGGCCACTTGCGGCTTCGCCCGCCCCCCGCGCCCGATGCCGCCCCGGCAGGACAGCAGGCGCGGCGCGGATCACCGCCCGTCGGCATTCAGAAGGCCGGGTGGATCGCTCCCGACATCGCCTATATCAGTTTCGATGCCTTTCAGGGCGATGAGCCGACGCTGGCCCGGCTTCGCCAGTTCCTCACCGATCATGGCGGCGCCAAGACCCTGATCGTCGACGCGCGCGCGCATCGCGGCGGCGGCCTGAACGAGATGGATGTGCTGTTCCCCGCCCTCTACGCCAAACCCACAACCCTGGTGCAAATGGATACGCGCCTTGCCGTGGAACAAGCGAGCCGCGGCGCCCTCCAGGACGGGCCGAACCTGAAGAGGATTGCGGGACCGGACACGGTCGTCCGCCGGGAACATAAAGTCGTTCCCGCCGGGCAAGCGAGCGGCCTTCGCACGGCCAAGGTCTATCTGCTCGTGTCGCCGCGCACGGCGTCGGCCGGGGAGCATCTGGCCCTTTCCCTGAAACGCACCGGCCGCGCGACCCTGATCGGCGAGACGACGGCCGGGGCCGGGCATTTCGGGAACGATGCGGACCTTGGCGGCGGTTACCGCGCCTTCATTCCGGTCGGCCGCACGTTCGACCCGGAGACGGGCGAGGGTTGGGAAGGCATCGGCGTTGCCCCGGACGTCGAGGTTCCAGCCGAACAGGCATTGATCGAAACGCTCGTCCGCAGCGGCGTCGCGCGCGCCGATGCGGAGCGCCTGTCCAAGGAATTCGGCCCATCCACACCGATGACCCGGATCGCGCCATTGCGGAAGTAG
- a CDS encoding DUF1178 family protein, whose product MIVFDLRCGQDHVFEIWFGSSGDYADQKARGLVACPYCGDTDVDKAVMAPRVSAKGNRAAPDMRPVASQNPEAMKDMMAAMAALQKRMLAQSTYVGGRFADEARAIHHGEKDARPIHGKATAAETRSLIEEGVPVAPLPFPVLDPRDEN is encoded by the coding sequence ATGATCGTCTTCGACCTCCGCTGCGGCCAGGATCACGTCTTCGAAATCTGGTTCGGTTCGTCCGGCGATTATGCGGACCAGAAAGCGCGCGGTTTGGTGGCCTGCCCCTATTGCGGCGATACGGATGTCGACAAGGCGGTGATGGCCCCGCGCGTGTCCGCAAAGGGCAATCGCGCCGCGCCTGATATGCGGCCTGTCGCGAGCCAAAATCCGGAGGCGATGAAGGACATGATGGCCGCCATGGCCGCCCTTCAGAAACGGATGCTCGCCCAATCCACTTATGTCGGGGGCCGCTTCGCCGACGAAGCGCGCGCCATCCACCATGGCGAAAAGGATGCCCGTCCGATCCACGGCAAGGCGACGGCGGCGGAAACGCGGAGCCTGATCGAGGAAGGCGTGCCCGTCGCGCCGCTCCCTTTTCCGGTTCTCGATCCGCGCGACGAGAATTGA
- a CDS encoding carbon-nitrogen hydrolase family protein: protein MKIALYQARTGIDPDASARDIGQAVRDAAAAGAVMLFTPEMSGMLDRERERARANLRPEAEDAVLAAARAAARDAGIWVHLGSLALKDERADGRLVNRGFVIDGAGEIRARYDKMHLFDVDLPTGESWRESAAYGAGEGPVAVETPLGLLGLSICYDIRFPDLYRALTDAGAVILSIPAAFTVPTGEAHWHALLRARAIEAGVFVVATAQSGRHADGRETFGHSLVVGPWGEVLLDMGDANGLGFAEIDPAAVEAVRARVPAIRHRRAIGPVRVVR from the coding sequence ATGAAGATTGCCTTGTACCAAGCGCGGACCGGCATCGATCCGGATGCCAGCGCGCGGGACATCGGCCAGGCCGTGCGCGATGCGGCGGCGGCCGGTGCCGTCATGCTTTTCACGCCGGAAATGAGCGGCATGCTGGACCGCGAGCGTGAACGGGCGCGCGCCAACCTTCGGCCGGAGGCTGAAGATGCGGTGCTTGCCGCCGCCCGCGCGGCGGCGCGGGATGCGGGCATCTGGGTCCACCTCGGATCGCTCGCCTTGAAGGACGAGCGCGCCGACGGCCGCCTCGTCAATCGCGGCTTTGTCATCGACGGGGCGGGCGAAATCCGCGCGCGCTACGACAAGATGCACCTGTTCGACGTCGACCTTCCGACCGGCGAAAGCTGGCGCGAATCGGCGGCTTACGGCGCGGGGGAGGGGCCGGTGGCGGTGGAAACGCCGCTTGGGCTTCTCGGCCTCTCCATCTGTTACGACATTCGCTTTCCGGACCTGTATCGCGCCCTCACCGATGCCGGGGCGGTGATCCTCTCCATCCCCGCCGCTTTCACGGTGCCGACGGGCGAGGCCCATTGGCACGCCTTGCTCCGCGCGCGGGCCATCGAAGCCGGCGTGTTCGTCGTCGCGACGGCGCAAAGCGGCCGCCATGCGGACGGCCGCGAAACCTTCGGTCATTCGCTGGTGGTCGGCCCTTGGGGCGAAGTCCTGCTCGACATGGGCGATGCAAACGGGCTGGGCTTTGCGGAGATTGACCCGGCGGCGGTGGAAGCCGTCCGCGCTCGCGTCCCCGCCATCCGCCATCGCAGGGCCATAGGCCCGGTCAGGGTCGTGCGATGA
- the grxC gene encoding glutaredoxin 3 yields MARVEIYTKMFCPYCARAKTLLAAKGVDFAEYDITMGGPQRQEMLGRANGRTTVPQIFIDDRHVGGCDDLHALDRDGKLDPLLDA; encoded by the coding sequence ATGGCCCGCGTCGAAATCTATACGAAGATGTTCTGCCCTTATTGCGCCCGCGCGAAGACATTGCTTGCCGCCAAGGGCGTCGATTTCGCCGAATATGACATCACCATGGGTGGCCCGCAGCGTCAGGAAATGCTGGGCCGCGCCAACGGCCGCACCACGGTCCCGCAGATTTTCATCGACGATCGCCATGTCGGCGGTTGCGACGACCTCCATGCCCTCGACCGGGATGGAAAGCTCGATCCGCTGCTGGACGCCTGA